The window ATTTCTccataaattttttatttgtttataaCATAGTTTGCCAAACTTCTTTATCATGTTTTCTTTGAGTTGAGCCTCCTCTATCTCTAAGTCATTTTCTACTTCACTAGATGTGGAGGTAGGAGAAGATGGAGGGTTGGCATAGTTTGATACCTTAGTCCTTTTGACCATAAGGCACATAGGgccttcatcttcatcatcggagAGATTGTTGAAGAGTTTTGGTGTTGATGATGTAGAGAGCAAGGCAAGAGATGTCGTGCCCTCATTGTCGGAGTCGACACTAGACTCCCATCCTTCACCAACACAAGCCTTGCCATGcttcttcttgtactctttGCTCTTCTCTTTGTACTTTTTCTCCTTGTCATAACTCTTGTCCTTGCTCTTGCCTTTGTACTTCTTGTCTTCATTTTCATTGTTCTTCATTTTAATGACTCTCACGGTTTGGGCATTGCGAAATAAATCATGCTCATGTTCCGGAGTAGCCACTTCGCCTTCTCCAAGTTGAAGCACACCTACACACACAATGGTCCAAAGATGTGGATTAAGTCCATATAAATGCACTTGCATGTCTTCGCTCTAACGGGCATAGTCGGTTCCATCAAAGTGAGGAGGTTTGCCCATTGGAACGGTAGAGAAAAAAAGGTTGGAGGATTGGAAATTTGAAGTCTCATATGTATGAGACATCGTGTGAAATTCTTGTTGATTCTTCTTCTCATTTTCCAACTTCATTCTTTCATTGAAAAGAGCTAGAGCCTTCTTTTCAACTCTCtcattcatctttttctttatcttcTTTTTTCGCTTGGTTGCCATTTCTTCCTCAGTCATGTCACCTTCAACATCGCTAACCTCGAAGTCACTATCATTGACTTCGTATGCGGAgggagcaccaccaccactttCGAACGTCTCACCGGCCATAGTGCTTTTCCCTTAACGGTTAAGACTTAATCAAGAGATtaggctttgataccaattgaaaggattgacactaggcctagagggggggtgaataggcctgTTTAAAAATTTCCTGAAAAAATTTGGCAGAAAATCATCAGGtttggatgatccggccctatgTCGGATCTTCCGGTCCTTCTCAGGCCTGGATGATCCTGCatagggtcggatgatccggcagAGAGAGAGAATCTTGCACTAGATTTAAAATCTATTTAGCTTTTGACAAATCCCTTTGAATACAAAGTTGACAAATGAAGTAGCTAAGCCTGTGAACCAGTTTAGTACAAGAGGAATGCAATTAACGAGTAGATCAGGTCAAGAATAGCTCAAGAACAATAAGAACAACAAAAATAAAGGAGACACAAGATTTTAACCCGAAGTTCACTCCACAAAggagctacgtctccgttgaggtgctcacaaagagcaggattgccctataaccctttccCTCACTCAATCAACCACGTAGGAGGATTGAGTTGCTCACTAGTAAATGTCCACGATGGACGGGGTAATACAAACTTCCGGGACTCATCCACAAAGGAATAGAAGCTCACCGGCACCTCTAACCATCTAGGAGctaagctccaagagtaacaaatgctaaTCGATGAATCAAAGGTTGCTTCAAGTGCTTCTCGAGATGAACAAGTGCTAGCTCACGGAGTGCTCTCAAATAACACCTCGAATCTCACTTCCTCTCAATCCCTAAGTGTTTccttgcaagaatcaagctctagGATGGAGAGAAGTTAAGGAATGAAGGCTAGGGAGGCGTGGTTggtcggggagagagagagaggagtaaaTGAAGGGGGTGAAGGAGTGTTTTGTGAGTGAAAAGTGTGTCTCTCAAGTATGTCATCTCAAATGAAGCATTTTGACAACCTAAAATTCATTCAAATGCGTCCCCCTTCATAGTACGGTGaacctatactcaaattcaaaacgaaaattaaaattaaatctcCGATAGAATCCACCATACTTAATTTGAAATTGGGGaccttcttttcatcttcttgattttctcattttattcctgcacACACTTTCTTGAAAGCATCATATCCCCAAATTGTGATtgtcaaaaatcaccaaaatcatttaggggcctagatgcactttcaccaCCCCTTCATCCTCCCGCGCTGGCCGCGACCTCCACCGTGCGCTCTCTCCGCCCGCCCGGCGCGTTGGCTTGCCCTGCCGTACCGCGCCCTCGCTCACCCGGCTTGCCATGCGTGCTTGTCCTATTGTGACGTCCTCGCCGTCTTGTCCGCGCGCCCCATCTTCATGAGTGGCGTCCCCTCGGCTCAGCCTCCGCCCTACTACCAGCGTGTGGCCACCCTAATGATTCTATTCAGTGGCGTCTCTAGAAATAATCAAGGAGGGGCTAATTTTCTTCTACCTCTtcattctcttcttcttcctccttcttcGTCCTCAAAAATAGAGGAGGAGCTCAAGGGGGCTTCATTGTTTATGGGGGTCTAGAAGGAGCTGAAGTCCCCCTAGACCCACCGTTGGATCCGCCCCTGGTTATGTTAGGGACGAGTTTGAGCACAAAATTATACCAAAGATCGCCGATTTCTTAACAGGTAGAACTTGTATTCACAAGCATAAGTTTGATGAACTCACTTCGCTCCCTGTTGAGCTAAGGAGCGCAACAGGTAGAAGGGCCCCCCGCATCGCTCTCTCCTcggggcgactcgggcggcaCTTCCGTCCATCGCCGCCGCAGGGGCCTCCCCCACGCCTCCTTGGCCTGGCTGCCACCAGAGCTTGAGGCCGGAAGTCCGGCGGAGAGCAAGGACAGCGGCGGCTAAGTTCTTCCTACTCCCTCCTCTCCCGTAGGGGAACCGGCTGTCGCGGCTAGATCTGGGCGACTTTTTGCCAGATCCGGTGAGTGGGGGATGGATTCGGCTGCGCATGCAGCTTCGTCGGCGGTGGAAGCGGTCCAAGTGCAGATCTGGAGCCTGGGCGCCCGGATCCACCGACGGCACCGATGGCAGCATGCCATGGTCAGACGCGGCGGGGAGCTCTTCCGGCGGCTGCGTTGGCGGGCTCTTCTCGCGTCGCTGGCCACTTCTGAGCGGCGCCTGCCAAGGCAGTCGTGCGCCCGctacgcggcggcggcatgcctGCTGGGTCCCGTCCGGGGGCTGGCGTGGTCATGGTGTCGGCGCGATGGCAGGGTGGGAGGCGGCAACGGAGACCCAATCTCGAAGGTTGGTTGGCCGCCGGTAGTCGCTCCTGTGGGCGCATACGTGCCTAGGTGTTTTCCGGAGTGCAGGGAGAAATCCTAATCCGGCATCACGCCGACCGGCAATGGCGACGCTTCTTGCGCCGATTTTCTTCTTGGAGACATTGATAATGCACTATTTATACAAATTTGGATGGATCTCGGGTGAAAACCTAATTCTAGCTTGCTGGATGAGGCGGCGATGGCATCTTTGATGTCGTTTTCTTTTTGGAGCGTCGTCTTGGAGATCCTTCGATCGACTTTGTTACCTCGACGGCATCGAACGGATTCATACATCAAGTTTCTAAGAAGACGAGTGATGTGATGATTAGGTGCTGCTTAAAGATTTTGCAAGGATGGAACGTGGACGAAGAGAAGGATTGAAGTTTAGTCTTCTtgatttctttctttgttttaggGTTTTCATTGTTGTTTTAGATCCTCATTTGGGGTAAGAACTCTTATAATATTAGGCTGAAGGTATTCACTTATGAATGTTCAAGGCCGGAATTCCTCTTTCTCTAAAAACAAGCATAAGTTTAACCCATCCCTACTCTCAGCTCAGCCCAGCGCCATATCCAATCAATCAGCCAGCTCATGAGTATGGCCCGATACGCAACGCCAAAACCACTGCCTCCCTCGGCCCTCTCCCACGCCACCCTACGCCGCCGTCGTCTCGTCGCAGGCAGCAGGTGAAAATCTCCGGCATTTAAAGCGCGCCCCGGGGATCCTCCTCGGCCACAAACAAAACCCTCCTCGTCATCTGCGCCTCGCTCCCTCTCCCCCTGTCTCGCCACAAGCAAAATCTTTTTCTTCACCACACCTCTCCCCTGCTCTCACATCACGCTCCTCGCAGGCTCACAGCACAGAGCGCGTGTGCGCGCCGCGCCATCTCTTGTGCTTGGCGTCAACGCGTTAGTttcagcgcgcgcgcgcgcgtgcgggagCGGAAGGGGGAGCGCGGGCGGTTCGGCGCCCGGCGGCCGATGGGGAGGGCGCCGTGCTGCGACAGGACCAAGGGGCTCAAGAAGGGGCCCTGGACGCCGGAGGAGGACAAGCTCCTCGCCGACTACATCCAGGCCAACGGCCACGGCAGCTGGCGCCTGCTCCCCAAGCTCGCAGGTCAGGATATTCCAGATCAATCTGTCCAACAACCCCTCTTGCTGCTCCTCCAGTTCTTCGCAGTCGCAGTCTGAGCCCCCCGTCTTCTTCCGAGTTCTGCTGCTCGGCCTAGATCGTCGCCTAGCTGCTGGCCCCGTGCCCTTGTCCTTGTGCGTGCTAGGCAAAAATGTTCGGTTTGTCCCGTCAAAATTCCTCGTCGGTGTCATCAATCATGATGCGTATTCTGGGCATGGAATCGTACTAGTCAATCCGTGCTCTGTGCTCATGCCACGGGCTCGCATGATCCCAGGCAGCTAACGGCCCGCGCTTGCACGCGTGCAGGGCTGAACCGGTGCGGCAAGAGCTGCCGGCTGCGGTGGACCAACTACCTCCGGCCGGACATCAAGCGCGGGCCCTTCAGCCCCGAGGAGCAGAAGTCCATCGTCCAGCTCCACGCCATCGTCGGCAACAAGTAAGACCAGCATGCCGTGCCGAACCCCGCCCGTTCCCCCTGCGATCTGGCAGACCACCAGCACGTTTCCTCTCTGATGATGCACTCGCACGGGCAGGAGTACTGCCCGGGGCAGCGTGTCACTGTTGCTCAAAGCATCGCCGCATTGAATGGTGGCGCCTCCGCCCATCGCGTCGAGGCCCAAACCGGTCGCCTTGAGCTTGCCGGATGTGTAGCTCAGTACTCCGTAGCTCGTATTTACTGGTGATGGTAAATGGTAAATGGTCTTTGATTGGTCTTTCTGGTGATGGTTCTGCTAACCTCAGGTGGTCCATGATCGCGGCGCAGCTGCCGGGGCGGACGGACAACGAGATCAAGAACTACTGGAACACCCACCTCAAGAAGCAGCTGCGGCGGATGGGGCTCGCCGAGCCCCCGCCGGGCCCGGCCGCCggctgccccgccgcgcgccacaTGGCGCAGTGGGAGACGGCGCGgctcgaggcggaggcgcgcctctccctcctcgcctcgtcctcctccggcgccatgtcggccaccgcggccaccaccaccacatccgcctcctcctcgtcgaccTACGCCGCGGGGGCCGAGAAGGCGGCGTCCGAGCCTGCGGACATCTTCCTCCGCCTGTGGAGCTCGGACATCGGGGACTCCTTCCGCCGCCGCAAGACGGCCGCACCGCCGGCGCTCGTCAAGAGGAAGGACGCGGCGGTCATCAAGCaggaggcgccggcgctgccGGGCCCCGGGGACGACTCCTCGGCGGCGTCCAACGAGAAGGAGGCGCTGGAGGTGTACCAGATGCTCCTCGACTTCGCCGGCGAGGAGTTGGGGCTGTTCCATGGCCGGCACGGCGGCTTCTCGCTGTTCCCGCCGCACGACGACGTGCTCACCGAGGCGTCCCTGGACACGGCGTTCTGAGCTAGTGAAGACGACGATGTGGCGATCACCACGTGCGTACGTGTACGTGTACACGTCTACGGCCTGCTATACGCCTCCGCATGCGCACATGTATGCATGTATATACGTACGCATGTGTCTCGCGTATCGCATACGTGGTCGTGGTACGCACGTGTGGCTCAACGCATTTGGGAATTTTGGGGTTATGACAGCAACTGCCCGTTTAGCTTGTTAACTGGGGTAGGCTCAGCAGGACATCATGGTGTATTATTGCTTGTATTGGGATTCTCCGGGTGCATGGCACTGGAGATGCTTTAATACATCTAGTGATGTTCTTCAGTTGATTTTGGAACTGCCTTCTGCATGGAGTATCTTGcgtgtgaaaaaaatttcgcgaaaagataatcttacatgcatggaatattaaataaagtttatttacaaaaaaatttcacatATGGGTGCAATTTTACGAGCCGaatttaatgagtctaattaattcatgatttactacagtaatactacagtaatctTACTCTAATTATGCGTCAAAAGCcacattagattcgtttcgcgaaTTTACCCAGGGATTCTACGGGTGGTTttttaattagattttatttaatactactaGCTAATTAGTGGTCGAAAGTGTAAAAAAAATTCGCACAtcccaaaccaaacacggccctcaTCAGTTCAAATTCTTGCATCCTTCGCAACTGTATGAGTCACTTAGTACTGCAGAGGGACTAGGGAGTAGGGACTACTTCCTGGGCATGAATGTCTCATAGTCACTTATTAGCACCCTCGCAGATATTAAAAATGTACTCCCCAATAATTGACGTTTTGGCGTTTATTTGCTTGTCTAGAGAAAATTTTCATTTTGGTTATTCTAAGTAAGCCATTTCAAACTTTAGTTGCATATTATTTCAGGATTTATGTCTGCCAAACTTTTTAAAATTTGAGCAACATAATTTGACATTTGATATATTACTGTAttcaacacaaaaaaaacactTTCAATCCATTTCTTTGACATATCATATCTTTATCAGAATCATTAGTGAAATGTTCACCTCATAGATCGAGTTGAAATCCTAAACAACATGCATTTTGAATCAAACATGTTGAGTTTTGATATTGGAAAAATATATACTTAATATGAGTAGATTTGTCTACATAAGTAGATTCATGAAAGAATTAAATTGCATTAATAGTATTATGTCAAATTACTT is drawn from Panicum virgatum strain AP13 chromosome 1N, P.virgatum_v5, whole genome shotgun sequence and contains these coding sequences:
- the LOC120656605 gene encoding transcription factor MYB17-like; its protein translation is MGRAPCCDRTKGLKKGPWTPEEDKLLADYIQANGHGSWRLLPKLAGLNRCGKSCRLRWTNYLRPDIKRGPFSPEEQKSIVQLHAIVGNKWSMIAAQLPGRTDNEIKNYWNTHLKKQLRRMGLAEPPPGPAAGCPAARHMAQWETARLEAEARLSLLASSSSGAMSATAATTTTSASSSSTYAAGAEKAASEPADIFLRLWSSDIGDSFRRRKTAAPPALVKRKDAAVIKQEAPALPGPGDDSSAASNEKEALEVYQMLLDFAGEELGLFHGRHGGFSLFPPHDDVLTEASLDTAF